The proteins below come from a single Afipia felis ATCC 53690 genomic window:
- a CDS encoding zinc-binding alcohol dehydrogenase family protein has translation MKAVGYQQSLPIEDERALLDFDLPKPEPGPRDIRVAVKAVSVNPIDTKVRMRATPPAGEYKVLGYDAAGVVDAVGSEVTLFQPGDEVFYAGSLVRQGTDAEFHLVDERIVGRKPRTLSFAEAAALPLTSITAWELMFDRMSITQGKDDTRTLLIVGGAGGVGSIMIQLARKLTGLTVIATASRPETIEWCLDLGAHHVVDHSRPMKEQIDKLNLPPVAWIASLTATDQHFKAMADILAPQGAIGLIDDPPPLDITLIKFKAGSLRWESMFTRSTYQTPDMIAQHRLLNRVADMIDAGEIRTTLDKVFGKINAANLRTAHATIESGKSIGKIVLEGW, from the coding sequence ATGAAGGCCGTCGGATACCAGCAATCCTTGCCGATCGAGGACGAGCGTGCCCTGCTCGACTTCGATTTGCCGAAACCCGAGCCCGGGCCGCGTGATATCCGCGTCGCGGTGAAGGCCGTGTCGGTCAATCCGATAGACACCAAGGTGCGCATGCGCGCCACACCACCGGCAGGTGAATACAAGGTTCTGGGTTATGACGCTGCCGGCGTAGTCGATGCGGTTGGCTCCGAGGTGACGCTGTTTCAGCCGGGCGACGAGGTGTTCTATGCCGGTTCGCTGGTCCGTCAGGGTACCGATGCCGAATTTCATCTGGTCGACGAGCGCATTGTCGGGCGCAAACCGCGCACGCTGTCCTTCGCGGAAGCGGCTGCCCTGCCGCTGACCTCGATCACCGCATGGGAATTGATGTTCGACCGGATGAGCATCACGCAGGGCAAGGACGACACCCGCACGCTGCTGATCGTCGGCGGCGCCGGTGGTGTCGGTTCGATCATGATTCAGCTCGCGCGCAAGCTGACGGGCCTCACCGTGATTGCCACCGCCTCTCGCCCGGAGACGATTGAGTGGTGCCTCGATCTCGGTGCGCACCATGTCGTCGATCATTCCAGGCCGATGAAGGAGCAGATCGACAAGCTGAACCTCCCGCCGGTCGCGTGGATCGCGTCGCTGACCGCGACCGACCAGCACTTCAAGGCCATGGCCGATATCCTCGCGCCGCAGGGCGCGATCGGCCTGATCGACGATCCGCCGCCGCTCGACATCACCCTCATCAAATTCAAGGCCGGTTCGCTGCGCTGGGAATCGATGTTCACGCGCTCGACCTACCAGACGCCCGACATGATCGCGCAGCACCGCCTGCTCAACCGCGTCGCCGACATGATCGATGCGGGCGAGATCAGAACCACGCTCGACAAGGTGTTCGGCAAAATCAACGCCGCCAACCTGCGGACCGCCCACGCCACCATTGAAAGCGGCAAGTCTATCGGTAAGATCGTGCTGGAGGGCTGGTAG
- a CDS encoding winged helix-turn-helix transcriptional regulator encodes MKRKNGHGEAGCAVEITLGLIDGKWKGVILFHLQEGLLRFGELRRKMPGITQRMLTKQLRALEEDGLITRTVYPEVPPRVEYALSQTGQRLRPVIDALRAWGIEHRARLEAADTASQKPKIARKRAA; translated from the coding sequence ATGAAGCGCAAGAACGGTCATGGCGAAGCGGGATGCGCGGTTGAGATCACGCTCGGCCTCATCGATGGCAAGTGGAAAGGCGTCATTCTGTTCCACCTTCAGGAGGGCCTGCTGCGGTTCGGCGAGCTGCGCCGCAAGATGCCGGGCATCACCCAGCGGATGCTGACCAAGCAATTGCGGGCGCTGGAAGAGGACGGCCTGATTACCCGCACCGTCTATCCGGAAGTCCCGCCGCGGGTGGAATATGCGCTGTCGCAGACCGGCCAGCGGCTCCGTCCGGTGATCGACGCGCTGCGGGCTTGGGGCATCGAACACAGGGCGCGGCTGGAGGCGGCGGACACAGCCTCGCAAAAACCCAAAATCGCCCGCAAACGGGCGGCGTGA
- a CDS encoding DegQ family serine endoprotease — protein sequence MTFSRCLGLAALSFAIVSAAPAVAQDRTVPSSLNQLRLSYAPIVQHVQPAVVNVYAAKIVQNRNPLLDDPIFRRFFGVPGGQQEQMQRSLGSGVLVDSSGLVVTNNHVIEGADQVKVSLADKREFEAEIVLKDSRTDLAVLRLKDAHEKFPTLDLANSDELQVGDVVLAIGNPFGVGQTVTHGIVSALARTQVGITDYQFFIQTDAAINPGNSGGALVDMNGKLVGLNTAIFSRSGGSQGIGFAIPANMVRVVVASAKSGGKAVRRPWLGARLQAVTPEIAETLGLPRPAGALVTSVAPNSPAAKAGMKVSDLIVSIDGQDVDDPNGFDYRFATRPLGGAAEVSVRRQNVVIKLKVPLEVAPDTGRDEIELKSRSPFQGARVANISPALADELRLDSNVEGVVVVSVGENGLASNVGFQKGDVIVAVNGKTISKTSDLERATSEPARLWRITIIRGGQRINVTLGG from the coding sequence ATGACCTTTTCTCGTTGTCTCGGTTTGGCTGCCCTGTCGTTCGCAATTGTCAGCGCCGCGCCTGCTGTCGCGCAGGATCGGACGGTGCCATCCTCCCTCAACCAGTTGCGGCTGTCCTATGCGCCGATCGTGCAGCATGTGCAGCCCGCGGTGGTGAACGTCTATGCCGCCAAGATCGTGCAGAACCGCAATCCGCTGCTGGACGATCCGATCTTCCGCCGCTTCTTTGGCGTGCCCGGCGGCCAGCAGGAGCAGATGCAGCGTTCGCTCGGCTCGGGCGTGCTGGTGGATTCATCCGGCCTCGTGGTGACGAACAATCACGTCATCGAGGGGGCGGATCAGGTGAAGGTCTCGCTTGCTGACAAGCGCGAGTTTGAGGCCGAGATCGTGCTGAAGGATAGCCGCACCGATCTCGCGGTGCTGCGGCTCAAGGATGCGCACGAGAAATTCCCGACCCTCGATCTCGCTAACTCGGATGAACTGCAGGTCGGCGACGTGGTGCTCGCGATCGGCAATCCGTTCGGCGTCGGCCAGACGGTGACGCACGGCATCGTGTCGGCGCTGGCGCGCACGCAGGTCGGCATCACCGATTATCAGTTCTTCATCCAGACCGATGCCGCGATCAATCCAGGCAATTCCGGCGGCGCGCTGGTCGACATGAACGGCAAGCTCGTCGGCCTCAACACCGCGATCTTCTCGCGCTCGGGCGGCTCGCAGGGCATCGGCTTCGCCATTCCGGCCAACATGGTGCGGGTGGTGGTGGCCTCCGCCAAGAGCGGCGGCAAGGCCGTGCGGCGTCCGTGGCTCGGCGCCCGGTTGCAAGCCGTGACGCCCGAGATCGCCGAGACGCTCGGCCTGCCGCGCCCGGCAGGCGCGTTGGTGACCAGCGTCGCGCCGAACAGCCCGGCCGCGAAGGCGGGCATGAAGGTCTCCGATCTGATCGTGTCGATCGACGGTCAGGACGTCGATGATCCGAACGGCTTCGATTATCGCTTCGCCACGCGGCCGCTGGGCGGCGCGGCGGAGGTCAGCGTGCGGCGGCAGAACGTCGTCATCAAGCTCAAGGTTCCGCTCGAGGTTGCTCCCGATACGGGCCGCGACGAGATCGAATTGAAGTCGCGTTCGCCGTTCCAGGGCGCGCGGGTGGCCAATATCTCTCCGGCGCTGGCCGATGAACTGCGGCTCGATTCCAATGTCGAAGGCGTCGTCGTCGTTTCAGTGGGCGAGAATGGGCTGGCGTCCAATGTGGGCTTCCAGAAGGGCGACGTCATCGTTGCGGTGAATGGCAAAACCATCTCGAAAACAAGCGACCTTGAGCGTGCGACCAGCGAACCGGCTCGGCTCTGGCGCATTACCATCATTCGGGGCGGCCAGCGCATCAACGTTACGCTGGGCGGCTGA
- a CDS encoding replication-associated recombination protein A, with the protein MSAKQAAPSANLFAAAGLEQDAPRPLPEKLRPRTLADVVGQDHVLGPDGALTRMLETRTLGSLVFWGPPGTGKTTVARLLADATELHFEQISAVFSGVADLKKVFDAARDRREMGKGTLLFVDEVHRFNRAQQDSFLPVMEDGTVVLVGATTENPSFELNAALLSRARVLVFHSLDGAAVEKLYARAEEVEGRPLPLDAEARAVLVRMADGDGRAALTLAEEVWRAARANEVFDAAQLQDILQRRAPIYDKSADGHYNLISALHKSVRGSDPDAALYYLARMLDAGEDPLFLARRVVRMAVEDIGMADPQALVVANAAKDAYDFLGSPEGELAIAQAVVYVATAPKSNAAYRAFSAAMRTAKQAGSLLPPKHILNAPTKLMKAENYGDGYEYDHDTPEGFSGQDYFPEALGRQTFYNPPERGFEREIRKRLDYWAKLRKDKSS; encoded by the coding sequence ATGAGCGCCAAGCAGGCCGCCCCATCTGCGAATCTGTTCGCCGCCGCAGGGCTGGAGCAGGACGCGCCGCGTCCACTGCCGGAGAAGCTGCGTCCGCGCACGCTCGCCGATGTCGTGGGTCAGGATCACGTTCTCGGTCCTGACGGCGCGCTGACGCGCATGCTGGAGACGCGCACGCTTGGCTCGCTGGTGTTCTGGGGTCCGCCGGGCACCGGCAAGACCACGGTGGCGCGGCTGCTGGCGGATGCGACCGAACTGCATTTCGAGCAGATCTCGGCGGTGTTTTCCGGTGTTGCTGATCTGAAAAAAGTATTCGATGCCGCCCGCGATCGCCGCGAGATGGGCAAGGGCACGCTGCTGTTCGTCGACGAGGTCCATCGCTTCAACCGCGCGCAGCAGGATTCGTTTCTGCCGGTGATGGAAGACGGCACGGTGGTACTCGTCGGTGCGACCACGGAAAATCCGTCGTTCGAACTCAACGCGGCGCTTCTGTCGCGGGCGCGCGTGCTGGTGTTCCATTCGCTCGATGGAGCGGCAGTCGAGAAGCTTTACGCGCGGGCGGAGGAAGTCGAGGGCAGGCCATTGCCGCTCGATGCGGAAGCGCGCGCCGTGCTGGTGCGGATGGCGGATGGCGATGGCCGTGCGGCGCTGACGCTTGCCGAGGAGGTCTGGCGCGCTGCCCGCGCCAATGAAGTCTTCGATGCCGCGCAGTTGCAGGACATCCTGCAGCGGCGCGCGCCGATCTACGACAAGTCGGCGGATGGGCACTACAATCTGATCTCGGCGCTGCATAAGTCGGTACGCGGCTCCGACCCGGACGCGGCGCTGTATTATCTCGCGCGCATGCTTGATGCGGGCGAGGACCCGCTCTTTCTGGCGCGGCGCGTGGTGCGGATGGCGGTGGAAGACATCGGTATGGCGGATCCGCAGGCGCTGGTCGTCGCCAATGCGGCGAAGGATGCCTATGATTTTCTGGGTTCGCCCGAGGGTGAACTCGCTATCGCGCAGGCCGTCGTCTATGTCGCGACCGCGCCGAAATCTAATGCCGCCTACAGGGCTTTCAGCGCAGCTATGCGTACGGCAAAGCAGGCAGGCTCGCTGCTGCCGCCCAAGCACATCCTCAACGCGCCGACCAAACTGATGAAGGCCGAGAATTACGGCGACGGCTACGAATACGATCACGACACGCCGGAAGGCTTTTCGGGGCAGGACTATTTCCCCGAAGCGCTGGGCCGCCAGACCTTCTACAATCCACCCGAGCGCGGTTTTGAGCGCGAGATTCGCAAGCGCCTCGATTACTGGGCGAAACTGAGAAAAGACAAATCGTCATGA
- a CDS encoding RluA family pseudouridine synthase gives MSRRFRKPLEKKSVREAKKGEKRGDKRSKPSFAKKSSDKRGPTQRSFDKPDARFGDERPRRPAKPAREAFPEVREEKKPAPPLPTKVQTVVVTADENNMRVDRFLEARFPGLSFSHIQRIVRKGELRVNGKRADSKDRLNEGDSVRIPPLKLDAPKATAHLTETEAKIRDELRKMVLFEDDDVMVLNKPAGLAVQGGSGLTRHVDGMLEVMRDAKGQRPRLVHRLDRETSGCLLIAKTRFAASTLTGSFRHRSARKIYWALVAGVPKPKQGRISTYLAKEENEEDSIMRVAAHGDEGAAHAVTYYAVVEASAQKLAWVSLKPVTGRTHQLRAHMAHIDHAIVGDPKYFNKENWQLPGGLQNRLHLLARRIVIPHPRGGVIDVTAPLPPHMLQSWNLLGLEADRFDPIEEAPEE, from the coding sequence ATGAGCCGCCGTTTCCGCAAACCCCTCGAAAAGAAATCGGTGCGCGAGGCCAAGAAAGGCGAGAAGCGCGGCGACAAGCGTAGCAAGCCGTCCTTCGCCAAAAAGTCCTCCGACAAGCGCGGGCCGACCCAGCGTTCGTTCGACAAGCCGGATGCACGGTTTGGCGACGAGAGGCCGCGCCGCCCGGCGAAGCCTGCGCGTGAGGCATTTCCGGAGGTGCGGGAGGAGAAGAAGCCTGCGCCGCCTCTGCCGACCAAGGTGCAGACCGTTGTCGTCACCGCGGACGAGAACAACATGCGCGTCGATCGTTTTCTCGAAGCGCGGTTTCCGGGCCTGTCGTTCTCCCACATCCAGCGGATCGTCCGGAAAGGCGAGCTGCGCGTCAACGGCAAGCGCGCCGACAGCAAGGATCGCCTGAACGAGGGCGACAGCGTGCGCATTCCGCCGCTCAAGCTCGACGCGCCGAAGGCCACCGCGCATCTCACCGAGACCGAAGCGAAGATCCGGGACGAACTGCGCAAGATGGTGCTGTTCGAGGACGACGACGTGATGGTGCTGAACAAGCCAGCGGGGCTTGCGGTGCAGGGCGGCTCCGGCCTTACGCGCCACGTCGACGGCATGCTCGAGGTGATGCGCGATGCCAAGGGCCAGCGCCCGCGCCTCGTCCACCGGCTCGACCGCGAAACCTCTGGCTGTCTGCTGATCGCCAAGACCCGTTTTGCCGCCTCGACGCTGACCGGATCGTTCCGCCATCGTTCGGCACGCAAGATCTACTGGGCGCTGGTGGCAGGCGTGCCGAAGCCGAAGCAGGGGCGCATCTCGACCTATCTCGCCAAGGAAGAGAATGAGGAAGACTCGATCATGCGCGTTGCGGCACATGGCGACGAGGGCGCGGCGCATGCCGTGACCTATTACGCGGTGGTCGAGGCTTCGGCCCAGAAGCTCGCCTGGGTGTCGCTCAAGCCCGTCACCGGCCGCACCCATCAGTTGCGTGCGCACATGGCACATATCGATCACGCCATCGTGGGCGATCCGAAATATTTCAACAAGGAGAACTGGCAGCTTCCCGGCGGGTTACAGAACAGGCTGCATCTTCTGGCGCGCCGCATCGTCATCCCGCATCCGCGCGGCGGCGTGATCGATGTCACCGCGCCGCTGCCGCCGCATATGCTGCAATCGTGGAATCTGCTCGGGCTCGAGGCCGACAGGTTCGATCCGATCGAGGAAGCGCCGGAAGAATAG
- a CDS encoding ATP12 family chaperone protein: MRELFDEALGHSPLDPREASRKSSTTPLRKRFYESAGVAETPEGFAVTLDGKPVRTPGKRFLGAPVRELAEAMATEWGAQAEMIDPLSMPMTRLANSTVDGVADDVVAVRDDIAKYFDTDLLFYRASFPEELIALQAEHWDPVLRWLADELGAHFILAEGVMHVKQPEPAVHAVRQALPETPWAVAALHVVTTITGSALLALALHRKALTADQVWAAAHVDEDWNSQQWGADEEVMRRRAQRRRDFDAAVRVLAAVPR; encoded by the coding sequence ATGCGTGAACTGTTCGACGAGGCCCTTGGCCATTCGCCGCTCGATCCGCGGGAAGCCTCGCGCAAATCCTCGACAACGCCGTTGCGCAAGCGCTTCTATGAGAGCGCGGGGGTTGCCGAGACGCCGGAAGGGTTCGCTGTCACGCTCGACGGCAAGCCCGTGCGCACGCCCGGCAAGCGGTTTCTCGGCGCGCCGGTGCGCGAGCTTGCCGAGGCCATGGCGACGGAGTGGGGCGCGCAGGCGGAGATGATCGATCCGCTGTCGATGCCGATGACACGGCTCGCCAACAGCACGGTCGATGGCGTCGCGGACGACGTCGTGGCGGTACGCGACGACATCGCAAAATATTTCGACACCGATCTGCTGTTCTATCGCGCGAGCTTTCCCGAAGAACTCATTGCCCTGCAAGCCGAACATTGGGATCCGGTGTTGCGCTGGCTGGCGGACGAACTGGGCGCACACTTCATCCTCGCCGAGGGCGTGATGCACGTGAAGCAGCCCGAGCCCGCCGTTCATGCAGTACGTCAGGCTTTGCCGGAAACGCCCTGGGCGGTCGCGGCTTTGCACGTGGTGACGACGATCACCGGCTCGGCATTGCTGGCGCTGGCGCTGCATCGCAAGGCACTGACGGCGGATCAGGTCTGGGCCGCGGCGCATGTCGATGAAGACTGGAACAGCCAGCAGTGGGGCGCGGACGAGGAAGTGATGCGGCGCCGTGCCCAGCGGCGGCGGGATTTCGATGCCGCCGTGCGGGTGCTGGCGGCGGTTCCGCGCTAG
- a CDS encoding flagellar hook-length control protein FliK encodes MAISINPITPVIAADAASPSVTLQPGSVIDAKVLQVLANDFVRIAVASLSIEVASEVPLQVGQALQLAVSQTPDGVRLQIVPQTTDTSSQAQPATLVSPSIAPNASSATSDAQGASVTRPLTPLEVVAVAKALQTAAGQQGSLSPLFANLTVAATSGHVPDVLQQAAHSLLAGRPALTEKLSGEDIATAFRQSGLFYEQSQKQAAATPAPALSNAAAAPDLKAALIVFRQILGSWLGGATQPPPDDAAVPGQFAQQGQARAQAEIAAPSIAPAAMPAAEVEEIMLPGAVVEMTSEVEVEDLGDPVFATRDTPSSLLLGKSGTASSAETLQMILRAFPKGVQDAVISQLAEEGVTLAQSAAASHGVAADTDGVPPPFRGAATSAQPAVPPTIDHRTPPDAVAHRLLDDTDAALARQTLLQIASLPEQATHAKFDPTARWNFEIPFATPQGTAVAQFEISRDGGGEAASAEAASRVWRARFSINLEPAGPVHAQVSLAGERTSVRMWAERSATVARLQAEAPQLSQALREAELTPGDIVIGSGAPSAQPAPSGHFLDRAL; translated from the coding sequence ATGGCCATCAGCATCAACCCAATCACGCCGGTCATTGCCGCCGATGCAGCCTCGCCTTCGGTGACGCTGCAGCCTGGCAGCGTGATCGACGCCAAGGTGCTGCAGGTGCTGGCGAACGACTTCGTGCGCATCGCGGTCGCCTCGCTGTCGATCGAGGTGGCCTCGGAAGTGCCGTTGCAGGTCGGGCAGGCGCTGCAGCTCGCGGTGTCGCAAACGCCGGACGGCGTGCGGCTGCAGATCGTGCCGCAGACGACTGACACATCATCTCAGGCACAACCTGCGACACTTGTCAGTCCGTCCATCGCGCCAAATGCGTCTTCCGCCACGAGCGATGCACAGGGTGCCTCCGTGACCCGGCCGTTGACACCGCTCGAGGTCGTCGCGGTGGCGAAAGCGTTGCAGACCGCCGCGGGGCAACAGGGCAGTCTGTCGCCGTTGTTTGCCAATCTCACGGTGGCCGCGACGTCTGGTCATGTGCCCGACGTGTTGCAGCAGGCGGCGCATTCGCTGCTTGCGGGGCGTCCGGCGCTGACCGAGAAACTGAGTGGCGAAGACATTGCGACCGCATTCCGGCAGTCCGGCCTGTTTTACGAACAATCGCAGAAGCAGGCGGCGGCAACGCCTGCACCGGCTTTATCGAATGCAGCGGCGGCGCCAGATCTCAAGGCCGCGCTGATCGTGTTCAGGCAAATTCTTGGCTCGTGGCTCGGTGGAGCAACACAGCCGCCGCCCGACGATGCCGCCGTGCCCGGACAATTCGCGCAGCAGGGTCAGGCGCGTGCGCAGGCCGAAATCGCTGCGCCATCGATTGCGCCCGCAGCGATGCCGGCGGCGGAGGTCGAGGAAATCATGCTGCCGGGCGCGGTGGTGGAGATGACGAGCGAAGTTGAGGTTGAGGATCTGGGCGATCCCGTTTTTGCCACGCGCGATACACCGTCATCTCTGCTTCTCGGCAAGAGCGGCACGGCATCGTCCGCCGAGACCCTGCAGATGATATTGCGGGCGTTTCCGAAAGGCGTGCAAGATGCGGTGATCTCGCAGCTCGCGGAAGAGGGCGTGACGCTCGCACAGTCCGCAGCGGCAAGCCATGGTGTTGCGGCGGACACCGATGGCGTGCCGCCGCCATTTCGTGGTGCCGCGACCTCGGCGCAACCTGCCGTGCCGCCGACGATCGATCATCGCACGCCGCCCGATGCGGTGGCGCATCGTCTGCTCGACGACACCGACGCCGCGCTTGCGCGCCAGACCTTGTTGCAGATTGCGTCGCTGCCGGAGCAGGCCACGCACGCCAAATTCGATCCGACGGCGCGCTGGAATTTCGAAATTCCGTTCGCGACGCCGCAAGGCACGGCTGTCGCACAATTTGAAATCTCGCGCGATGGCGGTGGTGAGGCGGCCTCGGCTGAGGCGGCGAGCCGTGTCTGGCGTGCGCGCTTCTCCATCAATCTTGAACCGGCCGGGCCGGTGCATGCGCAGGTCTCGCTCGCGGGAGAGCGTACGTCGGTGCGGATGTGGGCGGAGCGCAGCGCGACTGTCGCACGGCTGCAGGCCGAAGCGCCGCAACTCTCGCAGGCTTTGCGTGAAGCGGAACTCACGCCGGGCGATATCGTGATCGGAAGCGGTGCGCCATCCGCGCAGCCCGCGCCAAGCGGACATTTTCTGGATCGCGCGCTATGA
- a CDS encoding EscU/YscU/HrcU family type III secretion system export apparatus switch protein: MTTTTTPIQNTLAVALHYDRKGAPRVVAKGKGEIAKKIIEVANEHNVAVQENEVLAGALSNVEIGDEIPAELYKAVAEVLIFVMRLSGKIR; encoded by the coding sequence ATGACGACGACAACGACTCCGATCCAGAACACGCTTGCCGTTGCGCTGCATTATGATCGCAAGGGTGCACCGCGGGTCGTCGCCAAGGGCAAGGGCGAGATCGCGAAGAAAATCATCGAAGTCGCGAACGAGCATAATGTCGCAGTTCAGGAGAACGAGGTGCTCGCGGGCGCGCTCTCCAATGTCGAGATCGGCGATGAAATTCCGGCCGAATTGTACAAAGCCGTGGCGGAAGTGTTGATTTTTGTCATGAGACTCTCGGGCAAGATCCGCTAG
- a CDS encoding twin-arginine translocation (Tat), producing the protein MERRDFLKIAFGMAAGAVVTVRAAQAMTPTPSPLAREPSVPDTEAKPALATSEDVEKAKVEKVRWRHHRGYHGHWHRHHWRRHHWHRRHWGWRRRHWRHRHWRRRYYY; encoded by the coding sequence ATGGAAAGACGAGACTTCCTGAAAATCGCTTTTGGTATGGCCGCCGGTGCGGTCGTCACCGTGCGCGCGGCGCAAGCGATGACGCCGACGCCATCTCCGCTCGCGAGAGAGCCGTCAGTCCCCGATACAGAGGCCAAGCCTGCGCTTGCAACATCGGAGGATGTCGAGAAGGCGAAGGTCGAGAAAGTGCGGTGGCGTCATCATCGCGGGTACCACGGTCATTGGCACCGCCATCACTGGCGCCGTCATCACTGGCATCGCCGCCACTGGGGCTGGCGGAGGCGGCATTGGCGCCATCGTCACTGGCGCCGCCGCTACTATTATTGA
- a CDS encoding alpha/beta fold hydrolase, with protein sequence MKHTSAVVLLLASLSAAHAQTAATNDTPQKEPYGIGLEGYPYPYPVHQLPLVNEGEQVRMAYMDVAAASPNGRTVVLLHGRNFPSSYWAPVIKTLSSNGYRVIVPDQIGFGKSSKPTFDLHFDTLARNTIALLDHLQIPKADIVAHSLGGMLAVRISRAYPDRVDHLILTNPIGLEDYRLYVPPTPTEKILAQEDKLTAEAYRKQLVNNYSLKLPPEQITPFIDARYGIKGSPEYPRWLRAFASSAQMIYREPVAHEIPLITEPTLFIMGEDDHNAPGKPNAPEALKPKMGHNADLARDLAAKMPHGRAEIIPNAGHLAFLEKPDQFDKLMLDFLATK encoded by the coding sequence ATGAAGCACACCTCTGCTGTCGTCCTGCTGCTCGCCTCGCTGAGCGCCGCCCACGCGCAGACTGCCGCCACGAATGACACGCCACAGAAGGAGCCTTACGGCATCGGACTCGAGGGTTATCCATATCCCTACCCCGTCCACCAACTCCCGCTGGTCAATGAAGGCGAGCAGGTGCGGATGGCCTATATGGATGTCGCGGCAGCCAGCCCGAATGGCCGCACCGTCGTCCTTCTGCACGGCCGCAACTTTCCATCGAGCTACTGGGCGCCGGTCATCAAAACACTGAGCAGCAACGGCTACCGCGTCATCGTGCCGGATCAGATCGGCTTCGGAAAATCCTCCAAACCCACTTTCGATCTGCATTTCGATACGCTCGCGCGCAATACCATCGCGCTGCTCGATCATCTGCAAATCCCGAAAGCTGATATCGTCGCCCATTCGCTCGGCGGCATGCTGGCGGTGCGTATCTCACGCGCCTATCCCGACCGCGTCGACCACCTCATTCTCACAAACCCGATCGGACTTGAGGATTACCGGCTCTATGTGCCGCCAACTCCAACCGAGAAAATTCTCGCGCAGGAGGACAAACTGACGGCCGAAGCGTACCGCAAGCAGCTCGTCAACAACTACTCGTTGAAGCTGCCGCCCGAGCAGATCACCCCGTTCATCGATGCGCGTTACGGCATCAAAGGAAGCCCAGAATATCCGCGCTGGCTGCGCGCCTTCGCCAGTTCGGCGCAGATGATCTATCGCGAGCCGGTGGCGCACGAGATTCCGCTCATTACCGAGCCGACGCTGTTCATCATGGGCGAGGATGACCACAACGCGCCGGGCAAGCCGAATGCGCCGGAGGCACTGAAGCCGAAGATGGGCCACAACGCCGATCTCGCCCGCGACCTCGCAGCGAAGATGCCGCACGGCCGCGCGGAGATTATCCCCAACGCCGGGCATCTGGCTTTTCTCGAAAAGCCGGACCAGTTCGATAAATTGATGCTGGATTTCCTGGCGACGAAATGA
- a CDS encoding isocitrate lyase/PEP mutase family protein has product MPISLDRKRTIFRRLHDSGCFVLPNPWDVGSARLFAAMGFKALASTSSGYAWSQGRPDNKVTCEDVLSHLAELCAATDLPVNADFESGFAETAQGVATNVRRCIETGVAGLSIEDATGDARMPLYDFHEAVERIAAARSAIDASGADVMLIGRCEGFLTGETDLAKVIRRLVAYSEAGAECLYAPGVTKREQVAEVVKAVAPKPVNILMGAPGLSVMELAELGVRRISVGGAMARAAWGAVQRAAHEILEKGEFNEFAHAAKYAELNRIFDEN; this is encoded by the coding sequence ATGCCGATTTCGCTGGACCGCAAACGCACCATTTTCCGCCGCCTGCATGACAGCGGCTGTTTCGTCTTGCCCAATCCGTGGGATGTCGGCAGCGCGCGGCTGTTCGCCGCAATGGGCTTCAAGGCGCTGGCCTCGACCAGCTCTGGCTATGCGTGGTCGCAGGGGCGGCCAGATAATAAGGTCACCTGCGAGGATGTCCTGTCGCATCTCGCGGAATTATGCGCGGCGACCGATTTGCCCGTGAACGCCGATTTCGAAAGCGGGTTTGCCGAGACCGCGCAGGGCGTCGCAACCAATGTGCGCCGTTGCATCGAAACAGGCGTTGCCGGTCTGTCGATCGAGGATGCGACCGGGGACGCCCGCATGCCGCTCTATGATTTTCATGAGGCGGTCGAGCGCATCGCGGCTGCGCGCAGCGCGATCGATGCCAGCGGAGCCGACGTCATGCTGATCGGCCGCTGCGAGGGCTTTCTTACGGGCGAGACTGATCTTGCCAAGGTGATCCGCCGGCTCGTGGCTTATTCCGAAGCCGGCGCGGAATGCCTTTACGCGCCCGGCGTGACCAAGCGCGAACAGGTGGCCGAAGTGGTGAAAGCGGTTGCGCCCAAGCCGGTGAATATCCTGATGGGCGCGCCCGGCCTGAGCGTGATGGAATTGGCGGAGCTTGGTGTGCGGCGCATCAGCGTCGGCGGAGCAATGGCACGCGCAGCCTGGGGCGCGGTGCAACGCGCCGCGCACGAAATTCTGGAGAAGGGCGAGTTCAACGAGTTCGCGCATGCGGCGAAGTACGCCGAGCTCAACCGTATCTTCGACGAAAACTAG